The Mangrovibacterium diazotrophicum DNA window GGCAAAGAACCAGCCTTCTCCACGGCCCCAGAACTCCTGCGAACGTCCGGTCTCCGGATCAGCCCAGTGCGAAGAGGCTGCATTACCCGGCTCAGCCGCCCAGGCATGGTAGTTCAGTTTCTTCTTTGCGTCCCAGGTATGGGCAAAAATGGTGTCGAACTGCATGGCAATGTCATCCCACGATTGGGCGTTTTTCGTTTCACCTTCTTCCAATCCAAAGTTTCCCTGCCATTCGGCATACAAGGCCGGTCCCATGTACAAACCGTCCAACCACATTTGGTTGGTGTATTGCTTTTTGTGCCAGAAACCTCCTGCTCCGGGAAGGGGAGACTCAATTCGTCGGTGATCATATTTTAGCTTGTTCCGGCAGATGGTGACGTTCTCTTTATAGGTTGCCGCTTTGCAGTCTTCTCCCCGGGCTTTGGCTGCCCGATACAGTTCGAAATAGATTTTCCCGGCGTTCAGATCGTCAATGTTACTTTCTCCCAAACGCATTTCAATGTGGTCGGCATAGTCTTCCACGGCGTTGTAAAACGGAGCGCTCCACGCTTCTTCCTGGTAATACTCCCAGGTCATTAATATTGCTTTGGCAACCAGGCCGGGAACATAGTCCCATTCAATATTTCGTTCTGTTGTGGCTGTTTTAAAGTGGGTAGTCGCCGACTTGTTTCTGAAATCACCCATTCGCGAGTTAATAATCCAGCGCGAATAAATGGTGTCAGGCTCAAAATCAGCAGCCTGGCTTTGGCTCAAAGTTAATAAACCGATCAGGCTTAAGGCGAGAAGTTTTAGTTTGTCTGTTTTCATGGGTTTAGCAGTATTTCGTTCGATTGCTGCAAATTAGCACAAATATCGCAGATAAACCTAGTTGATTGCAGGGAATCACCAGCAGGGACGAAAGTAAACGAATAAGAATGACTTTTCATAATTGAGGAGAAGTTGTGATCCGATTGGCCTATTTTTCTCGAGACCGGAATCAAACGGAAAGCTTAGTGAAACCGGGAAGCTCCGACTTCAGGAGGAGATCACCCGGCTGAACTTGGCTTTCCGGAAGATGGAGGTTGAAGATAAAAATCAGCCTTGCGTTTTCTGTTTCGTCTTTGGGGCAAGCCAAAGATGAAAACCTGTCCGGTAGGACAAAATATTCGTTTTGAACAAAAGTAGGAGTGAATACAGCAAGGTTGTGCCAGTCACGAATTTTAATTCCGAGAACAGCTTCGTTCTAGCGAAACTGATCTACCCAATGGACGAAAGCTTTCTTCCAGTTCGAGACTTCCAGACTTTCGTCGTAGGCCAGGCCAAAGCCGTGGTGACCATCGGGATAGACCCACAATTCGGAATGAGGCACTTTCTGCTCAACCGTTTCCAGGTAGGAGATCACTTTATCAAAGGGTAGTTTCTCATCGTTTTCAGCAATAGCCATAAAAACGGGAGGAATCTTTTCCGGATTGTCTGCACTTTTGATCAGCCGGGCGTTGTTACCATGATAAATCAGCGCCACAAAGGCCGGGTTCCATTCGTAGGCGCCTTCGTAATATTTGTAAATCATGCGTTCGGCCAGCCAGCCACCGGCCGAAAAGCCCATCATTCCAACTTTGTCGGCATCGAAGTTCAAACTGTCGGCCAGCGCTTTCAATGTTAGCATACTGGTGCAGGCATCCTGGTAAACAGCTCCTTTGTAATCGTCGAAGTCGATGATCCAGTCATTATCTTCATCCCGCCAGTTGGTTCGGTATTTCACCACCATGCAGGTAATGCCCTGCTGGCTAAGCCACAAAGCAATATCGGTTCCTTCTTTATCGAGCCACACATTGCGCAGGCCGCCACCGGGAAAAATAACCACAGCCAGGTGTCGGTTCAGTTCGGGTTTGGCCGGAAAGATTAGATAACTGGGCGTTGTAACGAATCGGTAAACACGGTTTAAACCCGACAATGACTGCGCAGGAACACCCGAGTCGACGAACATCTCCGCCTCCGGGTATGTGACCGGATTATCGGTAATGCCGTTGGGATACAAGAGTTGTTCGGTGGGAAGTTGGGCCAGCAGTTGCATCGTGAACAGCAGGCCGAAGAGTGGTAGTAGTCTTTTCATGAAGCTGTAATTTAGTTAGTTGAGTCAGCTGCCTAAATTACAAATTGTTTCAATTCGGGCGATTCCAATTCAGCCTGATTGTCAGCGAATAAAGCTAATCTGGAATTGTTCTGCATAAGCGGGTTTCGTCTGTTCTTGAAAAGAGGATGTCCCAAAATTCGAAGGAATATTTTTATAACAAATTGAAAACCGCACTGAAGTTTACCCCTCCCGACCTCCCCTAAAGGGGAGGCTTAAAGTCCCCTTCAGGGGATTTAGGGGTCACAGCCAGGAATGGACTTATAACTTGCTTTTTTAGAAAAAATTCCGATCGGCCTTTGGAACATCCTCCATATGGGTGATCAATCTTTCACACCCCCAATTCAATGTTTATTCAATTTTTCCAACTTTCACGTAAAGCTGAGTTTTCAGCACGCCGCTTACCGATTCTGGGATGCTGTCGGCCACATTGTTGAAAGCGTCGCTGTCGTGAATTATTTTGTAGATCTCCGGATTTTTCCAATTTCCGCGAATGAAATAGTTGTACGTATCACTCTTGTCTTCTTTTATTTGCAGCAGCTTGTAGCCGCAATCCCAGTAACCAAGTGAAGAAATCGCTTCGTTTAGTTTTCCGATTGTTCCGCTTAGTTCATCCAGCGCAGCATCGTCAGGTACTTTTAACAGGTGAACACTGGCGTAGTCGGTATCTTCGGGATTTGGTAAATGAGAGCTGTGGAAGTAGCTCAACAACCATTTGTTATTTACCTTTTTCAGAATGTAATCTTCATAGGTCAGAAAGTGAATGACCGCCGGCCCGTTGGTGAAGCTGGCATCAAACTCCACGATTGAACTTGCCATGTTGCCGGATACATCTGTGCTGACAAAGTTGAGCTTCATTACAACGGTTGAACCTTCAATACCCTTAAATAACCCCATGAAATCGTCCAGGCTTTCAAACTTCATCCCGTCTTCGAAAGCAGAAAAGTCGGGCGTGCAGAATGTCTTCATCGTTTCATAATCGAATTTTTGCGCTGCGGAATAAAAGTCGTTGATGGCAGCTTCTACATTGGCCTTTTCTGCCTCCGGATTGGGCTGCTGACAGGCAACGAGCAAAGTTGCCATGACCACGAATAGGAAAAACTGTTTCATGATGAATCAAAGTTTTGGTTAATACCGTGGTTACGATATCTGCGCTTGTAGGGTTCGCATGGAGCTGATGCGACCACTGGCGCTCTTCGCAGCTTTGGTTTTTCCTCTAAGCTCAACTCTGGCAGTTAGGACTTATTTTCTTCGTGATTGGAGAGATCGAGGGTGGTTTTTGGTAGGCTATTTATGCAGATCCTGACGAATGAACGTAAAATTCGGGGGCGCAAAAATAGAGACCAAACATCTATTTAAAGCGGATAAAGACATCGATGTTGTTTTTGTCAATCATGGTTAGTGTATCATTGCGAACGAGATACTTAGCCTTGTAGATCGAACCATCGTAGTCAATAAAAATCGAGTCACCTTTGGTTGTGTATTTCACGTAGGCAAAGTCATCGGGGTAGTAGATGGAATCTTTCAGGATTTCAAAATTTGCATTTTCATTGGGCGAGCTTCCCCAAATGCCCAGCAGTCTGTCTTGATCCTGTCCTTCTGATCTTGTTTGGTATGCAATAAGTAGAATCACAAGGAACAGTGAGAGCGGGATTAGTTTTCGAAATGAGTACATGGTTTTAGTTTTTATTCGTTCGTGCAGATTTCAAATCTATTTCTAAAAATGGAAATGTTATAACATGACTGAAGAACTCCCTGCAAGTGCTACTTTCTGACGATATAATAAGCAGCGTCTAAGGTTGGTCTTCTCCAAATCTCCACTCCGTTGTACCATAGGCACGTTTTTCTTATTCCGTTTGGCAATTTGTCGAAAGTTGCAACAATGGTGTCAGTATCATTTTCATCCCACTCAATAAAAGTAATGCTGGTCGTTTTATAGTGGTTCAGCACAACGCCGAGCTGATATTCGTTCTCGTGTTTTACAACTCTCGAACTGCGGGGATTGGCGTGATTTGAGCTGATAGCTTCTGTGATTTCTCCATTGGCGACATACCATATTTTTATTTGAGACGCGTCGAAATGACCTGTTACTTCAGGGTCTAACAGGTCTTCGTTTTGCGCGTTAAATACTGAAAATTGAAAGCCGTAATCATAGAGGGAATTGTTAATTGTATTTTCTTCTTCTTTCTCACAGGCCGTAAGGCTAATGATAGCGAATAAAAAGAGGCTAATCATTTTTTTCATAGGGTTTGGTTGAATTTAGTGATCAGTGAATTAGTTGCAATACGGACTATTCTGCTTGCCTGACAGTTTTATCCGAATTAATCATTTCCGAGCTGATTAAATAGCTGTTTATTCGTTTGCATTCATTCATGCATAGAAATATGATCTCTCTTGTTAAAGTTTGTTTGTCGCCGACGCCAATTCTCCAGCGATCTACGATTTCATTTTGTAGCCACTTAATTTCGTAAACCGCTTTGATCTGTAAGTTGCGCATGGTGCCCCTGGGAAACAACCCGTCAATTAAGATGCATAAACTGGATATACTCCCCAGAATCGCGGCTAAAATATTAAACTCCAACAAAGCTAAAATTCCGGTGGTTGCAGAAAAAACTATTGCCGGAATCTTTAAAATCCAGAACCAAAGCAGGTTTCGTTTGGCTTGCTTTGAATTGGAATTCGCCCAGTTTTCCAATTCCTGGATTTTGTTTTGAATCTCTATTGGTAATTCTTCCAGCTCCTTTTTTTGATTGTCAGTGCCGTATCTGCCATCACTTCCTCCTATGTCGTAAAAAGCATAGTCAATAGCATCATAGTCGAAGTCGTCTGTTTTTTGCTGCATATATTGATGTTTGGTTTGTTAATTCAATTCGTTCAAAATTTGATTGGGTTTCTTAGTGAAGCTGATATCTGTTTTAATTCGAGTCAAAAAACGT harbors:
- a CDS encoding glycoside hydrolase family 88/105 protein is translated as MKTDKLKLLALSLIGLLTLSQSQAADFEPDTIYSRWIINSRMGDFRNKSATTHFKTATTERNIEWDYVPGLVAKAILMTWEYYQEEAWSAPFYNAVEDYADHIEMRLGESNIDDLNAGKIYFELYRAAKARGEDCKAATYKENVTICRNKLKYDHRRIESPLPGAGGFWHKKQYTNQMWLDGLYMGPALYAEWQGNFGLEEGETKNAQSWDDIAMQFDTIFAHTWDAKKKLNYHAWAAEPGNAASSHWADPETGRSQEFWGRGEGWFFAALVDVLEYMPKDHPARPRLINYVNLVADGLAARQDQQSGCWYQLLQYDNSLASSCGVNNYLESSASSMFTYAYFKGIRLGVLDSDTYKPVALKAYKGLIDQFVVEEPDGKIKIIQSCESAGLSSTRKGDADYYLCGQDVMINNITEGKVLGPFIMACLEFEKQK
- a CDS encoding alpha/beta hydrolase, which translates into the protein MKRLLPLFGLLFTMQLLAQLPTEQLLYPNGITDNPVTYPEAEMFVDSGVPAQSLSGLNRVYRFVTTPSYLIFPAKPELNRHLAVVIFPGGGLRNVWLDKEGTDIALWLSQQGITCMVVKYRTNWRDEDNDWIIDFDDYKGAVYQDACTSMLTLKALADSLNFDADKVGMMGFSAGGWLAERMIYKYYEGAYEWNPAFVALIYHGNNARLIKSADNPEKIPPVFMAIAENDEKLPFDKVISYLETVEQKVPHSELWVYPDGHHGFGLAYDESLEVSNWKKAFVHWVDQFR
- a CDS encoding YybH family protein; translated protein: MKQFFLFVVMATLLVACQQPNPEAEKANVEAAINDFYSAAQKFDYETMKTFCTPDFSAFEDGMKFESLDDFMGLFKGIEGSTVVMKLNFVSTDVSGNMASSIVEFDASFTNGPAVIHFLTYEDYILKKVNNKWLLSYFHSSHLPNPEDTDYASVHLLKVPDDAALDELSGTIGKLNEAISSLGYWDCGYKLLQIKEDKSDTYNYFIRGNWKNPEIYKIIHDSDAFNNVADSIPESVSGVLKTQLYVKVGKIE
- a CDS encoding DUF4231 domain-containing protein; translated protein: MQQKTDDFDYDAIDYAFYDIGGSDGRYGTDNQKKELEELPIEIQNKIQELENWANSNSKQAKRNLLWFWILKIPAIVFSATTGILALLEFNILAAILGSISSLCILIDGLFPRGTMRNLQIKAVYEIKWLQNEIVDRWRIGVGDKQTLTREIIFLCMNECKRINSYLISSEMINSDKTVRQAE